The following proteins come from a genomic window of Halanaerobiaceae bacterium ANBcell28:
- a CDS encoding ribonuclease III domain-containing protein has protein sequence MYSEKEASLLSPRLLAYVGDGIYELKAREYCLAKGIRKLHLVHQKTINMVNANAQAQALEKLKNNLNDKEQDIVRRGRNANTGQVPNNAEIFDYRLSTGLEALFGYLYLSGNKNRLEELWLEISANFD, from the coding sequence ATGTATTCAGAAAAAGAGGCATCTTTACTATCGCCTAGATTATTGGCATATGTTGGAGATGGCATTTATGAATTAAAAGCCAGGGAGTATTGCTTAGCAAAAGGTATAAGAAAATTGCATTTAGTGCATCAAAAGACGATTAATATGGTAAATGCTAACGCTCAAGCACAGGCTCTAGAGAAGCTTAAGAATAATTTAAATGACAAAGAGCAAGATATAGTTAGGCGTGGAAGAAATGCCAATACTGGCCAAGTTCCTAATAATGCTGAAATATTTGACTATCGTCTGAGTACAGGTTTAGAAGCTTTATTTGGCTATTTATATTTATCGGGAAATAAAAACAGACTAGAAGAGTTGTGGCTAGAGATAAGTGCTAACTTTGATTAG
- the rpmG gene encoding 50S ribosomal protein L33 codes for MREIVTLECTDCKSRNYSITKNKQQHRERMETKKYCKKCKKHTAHRETK; via the coding sequence ATGAGAGAGATTGTTACATTAGAATGTACTGATTGTAAAAGTAGAAATTACAGCATTACAAAGAATAAACAGCAACATAGAGAACGTATGGAAACAAAAAAATATTGTAAGAAATGCAAAAAACATACCGCTCACCGTGAAACAAAGTAA
- the sigH gene encoding RNA polymerase sporulation sigma factor SigH, with protein MRVNIQERDYEDYSKMNDEELIDLVQEGDRIAEETLIKRYKNFVLAKSRSYFLVGADREDIVQEGMIGLFKAIRDYKVERLASFRAFAELCITRQIITAIKAATRQKHQPLNSYVSLNRPIYDEESDRTLLDVLKGGKLTNPEELIISRETYDLIENQITEMLSQLELDVLQEYLEGKSYQSIAEALDKHVKSVDNALQRVKRKLELFLEKHNI; from the coding sequence TTGAGGGTTAATATTCAGGAAAGAGATTACGAAGATTATTCTAAAATGAATGATGAGGAATTAATTGATTTAGTACAAGAGGGTGACCGAATTGCTGAAGAAACGCTAATAAAGCGTTATAAGAATTTTGTGCTTGCTAAGTCGCGTTCATACTTTCTTGTAGGAGCTGATCGCGAGGACATAGTACAAGAGGGTATGATAGGTTTATTTAAAGCTATTCGAGACTATAAGGTGGAGCGTTTGGCATCTTTTAGGGCTTTCGCTGAATTATGTATAACCAGACAAATAATTACTGCTATTAAAGCGGCTACGCGTCAAAAACATCAACCGTTAAACTCTTATGTGTCTTTAAATAGACCTATATATGATGAAGAGTCGGATCGTACATTGTTAGATGTTTTAAAAGGCGGAAAGTTAACCAATCCCGAAGAATTGATAATTAGTAGAGAAACATATGATTTAATTGAAAACCAAATAACTGAAATGCTTAGTCAGTTAGAATTAGATGTATTGCAGGAGTATTTAGAAGGTAAATCTTATCAATCTATTGCAGAAGCATTGGACAAGCACGTTAAGTCTGTTGATAATGCATTGCAGAGAGTAAAAAGAAAACTTGAATTATTTTTAGAAAAACATAATATATAA
- the cysS gene encoding cysteine--tRNA ligase yields MKVYNTLTRKKEEFKPINDDRVMIYVCGLTVQNFSHLGHIRAAVNYDVVRRYLEYKGYDVEFIQNFTDINEKIVQRAVEEGLSPEDLAEKYTKAYLEDIEKLNVKRASKYPKATENMDAIIELVEKLIEKGYAYEVNGNVYFDVEKFDSYGKLSGRTLEDMKAGARIEILEEKKNPMDFALWKKAPEGEKDWESPWGRGWPGWHIECSAMSMKYLGKKFDIHGGGADLIFPHHENEIAQSQACVGPDSFAKYWLHNGAVRLKGEKMSKSLGNFFTTRELLKKYDGSELRYFLLTKHYRSPIDFSFEEIESTNAALKRVLNTINNVNEIINRDLNKQTSEVKKEYKIEQFDSDLIASKTAFEEALDDDFNTAQAIGVLHELIKEINRLINKKDFNLTKSNSDLLMQANYLLNKFLTVLGIKPLEDGRDDFGDSETVNSLMNLLLDVREEARQKKDWDLADMIRNRLNELGVVVKDTPQGVIWEKESDK; encoded by the coding sequence ATGAAAGTTTATAATACACTTACAAGAAAAAAAGAGGAATTTAAGCCAATTAATGATGATAGGGTTATGATATACGTCTGTGGGCTTACTGTACAGAATTTTTCTCATTTAGGTCATATAAGAGCTGCTGTTAATTATGATGTTGTTCGTCGTTATCTTGAATACAAGGGATATGATGTTGAATTTATTCAAAACTTTACTGACATAAATGAAAAAATAGTCCAACGAGCAGTTGAAGAAGGTCTTAGTCCCGAAGATTTAGCAGAAAAGTACACTAAAGCTTATTTGGAAGATATAGAGAAATTAAATGTTAAAAGAGCCAGTAAATATCCAAAAGCTACAGAAAATATGGATGCTATTATTGAACTAGTTGAGAAATTAATTGAAAAGGGTTATGCTTATGAAGTTAATGGAAATGTATATTTTGATGTAGAAAAGTTTGATAGCTATGGTAAATTATCTGGTAGAACACTTGAGGATATGAAAGCTGGAGCAAGAATAGAAATTTTAGAAGAAAAGAAGAATCCAATGGATTTTGCTCTTTGGAAGAAGGCTCCTGAAGGTGAAAAAGATTGGGAAAGTCCCTGGGGTAGGGGGTGGCCAGGATGGCATATAGAATGCTCAGCTATGTCTATGAAATATCTTGGTAAAAAGTTTGATATACATGGAGGTGGAGCCGATCTGATATTCCCGCATCATGAAAATGAGATAGCTCAATCTCAAGCGTGTGTAGGTCCGGATTCTTTTGCTAAATACTGGCTTCATAATGGTGCTGTAAGACTTAAAGGTGAAAAAATGTCTAAATCCCTTGGTAATTTTTTTACGACTAGAGAGTTATTAAAAAAATATGATGGATCAGAATTACGTTATTTTCTCTTGACAAAACATTATCGTTCACCTATAGATTTTTCTTTTGAAGAAATTGAGAGTACAAATGCGGCTCTAAAAAGAGTTTTAAATACTATAAATAATGTAAATGAGATCATTAATAGAGACTTAAATAAGCAGACAAGTGAAGTTAAAAAAGAATATAAAATAGAACAATTTGACAGCGATTTAATTGCAAGTAAAACAGCTTTTGAGGAAGCGCTAGATGATGACTTTAATACAGCTCAAGCAATCGGTGTTTTACATGAATTAATTAAAGAAATTAATCGCTTAATAAATAAAAAAGACTTTAACTTAACTAAGAGTAATAGTGATTTATTAATGCAAGCAAATTATTTGCTAAATAAATTTCTAACTGTGCTAGGAATAAAACCATTAGAAGATGGAAGAGATGATTTTGGAGATTCAGAAACAGTAAACAGTTTGATGAATTTACTTCTAGACGTACGGGAAGAAGCTCGTCAGAAAAAAGATTGGGATTTAGCTGATATGATTAGAAATCGTCTTAATGAGTTAGGGGTAGTTGTGAAGGATACACCTCAAGGAGTTATCTGGGAAAAGGAAAGTGATAAGTAA
- the rplK gene encoding 50S ribosomal protein L11, translating into MAKKVIGQIKLQIPAGKANPAPPVGPALGQHGVNIMEFCKAFNAKTQDQPGMIIPVEITVYADRSFTFITKTPPAAILIKKAAGIDTASGRPKTEKVATISKDAVKEIAEIKMKDLNAGSVEAAMSMIAGTARSMGIVVK; encoded by the coding sequence ATGGCTAAAAAAGTTATAGGTCAAATTAAGCTGCAAATACCAGCTGGCAAAGCTAATCCTGCACCACCTGTAGGACCAGCACTAGGACAGCATGGTGTTAATATTATGGAATTTTGTAAAGCTTTTAATGCTAAAACACAAGATCAACCAGGTATGATTATACCTGTGGAGATTACAGTATATGCAGATCGCTCTTTTACTTTTATTACAAAGACTCCGCCAGCTGCTATTCTTATCAAAAAAGCTGCGGGTATAGATACTGCATCGGGTAGACCAAAAACCGAAAAAGTTGCTACTATTAGTAAAGATGCAGTGAAAGAAATTGCTGAAATCAAGATGAAAGACTTGAATGCTGGAAGTGTTGAAGCTGCCATGAGTATGATTGCTGGTACAGCGCGTAGTATGGGTATAGTCGTTAAATAG
- the nusG gene encoding transcription termination/antitermination protein NusG yields the protein MAEEKNWYVVHTYSGHENKVKTNLEKRIETTGMGDKIFRILVPTEEKIEKKKGKEKVVSKKIFPGYVLVEMIMTDDSWYVVRNTPGVTGFVSGGTKPLPLQEEEADHILRDMGLEERKVLAEFQEGDNVKIVDGPFEDFIGVVQEVHAQQGKAKVLVSMFGRETPLELEFYQIEKE from the coding sequence ATGGCAGAAGAAAAAAACTGGTATGTTGTTCATACTTATTCAGGTCATGAAAACAAAGTGAAGACAAACCTTGAAAAAAGAATTGAAACTACTGGTATGGGAGATAAAATATTCCGCATATTAGTTCCTACTGAAGAAAAGATTGAGAAGAAAAAAGGAAAAGAAAAAGTAGTTAGTAAAAAAATTTTTCCAGGTTATGTGTTAGTTGAAATGATTATGACTGATGATTCGTGGTATGTTGTTAGAAACACGCCGGGAGTTACCGGTTTTGTTAGTGGTGGTACTAAACCTTTACCATTGCAGGAAGAAGAAGCCGATCATATTCTGCGAGATATGGGACTTGAAGAAAGAAAAGTGCTTGCAGAATTTCAAGAGGGCGATAATGTAAAAATCGTCGATGGTCCCTTTGAGGATTTTATCGGCGTAGTTCAAGAAGTCCATGCACAACAAGGTAAGGCTAAAGTTCTTGTTTCTATGTTCGGGAGGGAAACACCTCTTGAATTAGAATTTTATCAAATAGAGAAAGAATAA
- the rplJ gene encoding 50S ribosomal protein L10, giving the protein MARPEKEAVVNDVVESFNSAKSVVVTDYKGLDVASVTELRKQLREAGVEYKVVKNTLARIAAKKAECEQLNELFTGPTAIAFGIEDAVSPAKILVDFADEHDQLEIKGGALNGELISVDKVKSLADIPPREVLLAQVLAGMKSPISGFVNVLQGNLRGLVQVLNQIKEQKS; this is encoded by the coding sequence GTGGCGAGACCAGAAAAGGAAGCTGTAGTAAATGATGTTGTAGAGAGTTTTAATTCCGCAAAATCTGTAGTTGTTACCGATTATAAGGGTCTTGATGTTGCAAGTGTTACTGAGTTGAGAAAACAATTGAGGGAAGCTGGAGTAGAATATAAAGTTGTAAAAAATACTCTAGCTAGGATTGCGGCAAAAAAGGCTGAGTGTGAACAATTAAACGAATTATTTACAGGCCCAACTGCTATTGCCTTTGGTATTGAAGATGCCGTATCTCCTGCTAAAATTTTAGTTGATTTTGCAGACGAACACGATCAGTTAGAAATAAAGGGTGGAGCATTAAATGGAGAACTTATTAGCGTAGATAAAGTTAAGTCTCTAGCTGATATACCTCCACGAGAAGTTCTTTTAGCTCAGGTATTAGCAGGTATGAAGTCCCCAATAAGTGGATTTGTTAATGTATTACAAGGTAATTTAAGAGGTTTGGTACAAGTATTAAATCAAATTAAAGAACAAAAATCATAA
- the rplL gene encoding 50S ribosomal protein L7/L12, with protein MNKEDLIKAIEEMSVLELAELVEELEEKFGVSAAAPVAMAAMPGAAGGAAEEEKSEFDVFLAEIGGKKINVIKAVREITGLGLKEAKAVVDGAPGNVKEAVSKDEAEEMKSKLEEAGATVELK; from the coding sequence ATGAATAAAGAAGATTTGATTAAGGCAATTGAAGAAATGTCAGTTTTAGAATTAGCTGAGTTGGTAGAAGAATTAGAAGAAAAATTTGGTGTTAGTGCTGCTGCTCCAGTAGCAATGGCTGCTATGCCAGGTGCGGCTGGTGGAGCTGCAGAAGAAGAGAAATCTGAATTTGATGTATTTCTTGCAGAAATTGGTGGCAAAAAAATCAATGTTATTAAAGCTGTCCGTGAGATTACCGGTCTTGGCCTAAAAGAAGCAAAAGCTGTTGTTGATGGCGCTCCTGGTAATGTAAAAGAAGCTGTAAGTAAAGATGAAGCTGAGGAAATGAAATCAAAATTAGAAGAAGCTGGTGCTACAGTAGAATTGAAATAA
- the tuf gene encoding elongation factor Tu: MAKAKFERTKPHVNIGTIGHVDHGKTTLTAAITAVLANHGGAEARAFDTIDNAPEERERGITIATSHVEYETENRHYAHVDCPGHADYVKNMITGAAQMDGGILVVSAADGPMPQTREHILLARQVGVPSIVVFLNKADMVDDEELIELVEMEVRELLSEYEFPGDDIPVVVGSALQALESSDPEGPWGSKIIELMTEVDSYIPEPERDTDKPFLMPVEDVFSITGRGTVATGRVERGTLHPGDEVEVIGIKDTETTTVTGVEMFRKLLDEAVAGDNIGALLRGVKREDIERGQVLAKPGSITPHTKFKAEVYVLSKEEGGRHTPFFNGYRPQFYFRTTDVTGIINLPDGVEMVMPGDNIEMNGELITPIAMEEGLRFAIREGGHTVGAGVVTEIIE; the protein is encoded by the coding sequence ATGGCAAAAGCAAAGTTTGAAAGAACAAAACCCCATGTTAATATTGGAACAATCGGTCACGTTGACCATGGTAAAACGACTTTAACTGCTGCAATCACTGCTGTATTAGCAAATCATGGTGGTGCAGAAGCAAGAGCATTTGATACAATTGATAATGCTCCGGAAGAAAGAGAAAGAGGAATCACAATTGCGACATCTCACGTTGAGTATGAGACAGAAAACAGACATTATGCTCATGTTGATTGTCCTGGCCATGCTGACTATGTAAAAAATATGATTACAGGAGCAGCACAAATGGATGGTGGTATTCTCGTAGTATCAGCAGCAGATGGTCCAATGCCTCAAACAAGAGAGCATATCTTATTAGCTCGTCAGGTTGGAGTGCCATCTATAGTAGTATTCTTAAACAAAGCAGATATGGTAGATGATGAAGAATTAATCGAGTTAGTAGAAATGGAAGTAAGAGAGTTGTTAAGCGAATATGAATTCCCAGGAGATGATATTCCGGTAGTAGTGGGTTCAGCTTTACAGGCATTAGAGAGCTCAGATCCAGAAGGACCATGGGGAAGCAAAATCATCGAATTGATGACAGAGGTTGACAGCTACATTCCAGAACCAGAAAGAGATACAGACAAGCCATTCTTGATGCCAGTTGAGGATGTATTTAGTATCACTGGTCGTGGAACAGTTGCTACAGGTAGGGTAGAAAGAGGAACCTTACATCCAGGAGATGAAGTAGAAGTTATTGGTATCAAAGATACAGAAACAACAACAGTAACTGGTGTTGAGATGTTTAGAAAACTTCTTGATGAAGCAGTTGCAGGAGATAATATAGGAGCTTTATTAAGAGGTGTAAAAAGAGAAGACATCGAGAGAGGTCAAGTACTAGCTAAGCCAGGTAGTATTACACCACATACAAAGTTCAAAGCTGAGGTATATGTATTATCAAAAGAAGAGGGAGGAAGACATACTCCATTCTTTAACGGATATAGACCACAGTTTTATTTCCGTACAACAGATGTGACAGGAATTATTAATTTACCAGACGGAGTAGAAATGGTAATGCCTGGAGACAACATTGAAATGAATGGTGAACTTATTACCCCGATAGCTATGGAAGAAGGTTTAAGATTTGCTATTCGTGAAGGTGGCCACACTGTTGGCGCAGGTGTTGTAACAGAAATTATAGAGTAG
- the rlmB gene encoding 23S rRNA (guanosine(2251)-2'-O)-methyltransferase RlmB, which translates to MAKIEGRNPVLEALKGNRRIDNILLQKGIKGEKVDLILKEAKKQSIRVEWAPKIKLDQMADSHVHQGVMAFAAEKKLLSPREIVDLAKNQGQDPFIIVLDQIQDPHNFGAIIRTAYAAGAHGIIYQDKRAVGITPVVVKSSAGAIEHINLSEVSNINNAIDELKENGLWISGADMTGDQLHFNADFKGPIAIVIGSEGKGLRRLVKEKCDFLIKIPMLGELGSLNASVAAAVIIYEALRQRYKY; encoded by the coding sequence ATGGCTAAAATCGAAGGAAGAAATCCGGTTTTAGAAGCACTTAAAGGTAATAGGAGAATAGATAATATTTTGTTACAAAAAGGAATTAAAGGTGAAAAAGTAGACTTAATATTAAAAGAAGCAAAAAAACAGAGTATTAGAGTGGAATGGGCTCCTAAAATTAAGTTGGATCAAATGGCGGACTCTCATGTTCACCAGGGAGTTATGGCTTTTGCAGCTGAAAAGAAATTGCTAAGTCCTAGAGAAATAGTAGATTTAGCAAAAAATCAAGGTCAAGATCCGTTCATAATAGTACTGGATCAAATACAGGATCCACATAATTTTGGAGCAATTATTAGAACTGCCTATGCTGCTGGAGCTCATGGAATAATTTATCAGGATAAACGTGCTGTTGGCATAACACCAGTTGTTGTAAAAAGTTCAGCTGGTGCAATAGAGCACATAAATTTATCAGAAGTCTCAAATATAAATAATGCAATTGATGAATTAAAAGAAAATGGTCTGTGGATATCAGGGGCAGATATGACAGGAGATCAACTTCACTTTAATGCTGATTTTAAAGGTCCAATTGCAATTGTTATAGGAAGTGAAGGAAAAGGTCTAAGAAGGTTAGTTAAAGAAAAATGTGATTTTTTGATAAAAATACCTATGTTGGGAGAGTTGGGCTCTTTAAACGCTTCTGTAGCTGCTGCTGTTATTATCTACGAAGCGTTGCGTCAAAGATATAAATACTAA
- the gltX gene encoding glutamate--tRNA ligase, which produces MTDKIRLRFAPSPTGRIHIGNMRTALFNWLWARKNNSVFILRIEDTDVERSTKEFEDIILKEMEWLGLDVDEGAGVGGDYGPYRQSERSDIYKEYLDKLLAEDKAYYCYCTPEELDEMREEASRKGQMPRYDARCRHLSKEEKEKYEKEGRNPVIRFKTPDIDRDIIVDDMIRGEVTFSSSILDDFIIFKSDGMPTYNFAVVIDDSLMKISQVVRGEDHLSNTPKQILIYEALGFEPPRFAHMPLILDENKAKLKKRSDSDAVFIGEYREKGYLPEALFNFLSLLGWSTKDEEELLSIDEIVERFDISDVNKSAAVFDVEKLNWMNGKYIREADLDRIVQLSIPYLQKAGYLQDEISEEKYEWLKRVIEAARTGVDFLSQIPAEAELFFTDLKFEDREKAIEEFKGENVDLVFNTLVEKLEALDEITPSKINKIFKKLRKELPVKPRTIYHPVRVALTGMNSGPEITDVIYILGLNETKARLDNALSLAEKL; this is translated from the coding sequence ATGACAGATAAAATAAGATTACGTTTTGCGCCAAGTCCGACTGGTAGGATTCATATTGGCAATATGAGGACTGCTTTATTTAATTGGCTTTGGGCTAGAAAAAATAACTCTGTATTTATTTTACGTATTGAAGATACTGATGTAGAGCGCTCTACTAAAGAGTTTGAAGACATTATTCTAAAAGAGATGGAGTGGCTTGGTTTAGATGTAGATGAAGGAGCGGGTGTTGGAGGAGATTATGGTCCATACCGTCAATCTGAAAGAAGTGATATATATAAAGAATATTTAGATAAGCTTTTGGCTGAAGATAAAGCTTATTATTGTTATTGTACTCCAGAAGAGTTAGATGAAATGCGTGAAGAAGCATCTCGCAAAGGTCAAATGCCTCGTTATGATGCGAGATGCCGTCATTTATCAAAAGAAGAGAAAGAGAAGTACGAAAAAGAAGGTCGGAATCCAGTCATAAGATTCAAAACGCCAGATATTGATAGGGATATAATAGTTGATGATATGATTAGAGGTGAAGTTACCTTTAGTTCTTCTATTCTAGACGATTTTATAATCTTTAAATCTGATGGTATGCCTACTTATAATTTTGCGGTTGTTATTGATGATTCATTAATGAAAATTAGTCAGGTTGTCAGAGGTGAAGACCATTTATCAAATACACCTAAACAGATTTTAATATATGAAGCTTTGGGATTTGAACCTCCCCGCTTTGCTCATATGCCTTTGATTTTAGATGAAAACAAGGCTAAGTTAAAGAAAAGAAGCGATAGCGATGCTGTTTTCATAGGAGAATATAGGGAAAAGGGTTATTTGCCGGAAGCTTTATTTAACTTTTTATCTTTACTTGGTTGGTCAACAAAGGACGAAGAAGAGTTGTTATCGATTGACGAAATAGTAGAACGCTTTGATATTTCAGATGTTAATAAAAGTGCGGCTGTGTTTGATGTAGAAAAGCTTAACTGGATGAATGGAAAGTATATTAGAGAAGCTGATCTTGATAGAATAGTTCAATTGTCAATTCCTTATTTACAAAAAGCAGGGTATTTGCAAGATGAAATTTCTGAAGAAAAGTATGAGTGGTTAAAACGGGTTATTGAGGCTGCTAGAACAGGAGTTGACTTTTTATCTCAAATTCCAGCAGAAGCAGAATTGTTTTTCACTGACTTGAAATTTGAAGATAGAGAAAAAGCAATAGAGGAGTTTAAAGGTGAAAATGTAGATTTGGTTTTTAATACTTTGGTTGAAAAATTAGAAGCCTTAGATGAAATAACTCCTTCTAAGATTAATAAGATATTTAAGAAACTAAGGAAAGAATTGCCAGTAAAACCTAGAACTATTTATCATCCTGTAAGAGTAGCATTAACTGGTATGAATTCGGGACCTGAAATCACCGATGTGATTTATATTTTAGGCTTAAATGAAACAAAAGCAAGACTTGATAATGCTCTTAGTCTAGCAGAAAAGCTATAA
- the thyX gene encoding FAD-dependent thymidylate synthase, giving the protein MEKAYVGEGKVELLAGGGKVYTDLAARFVRSERNLDDILASSYSKKLVKKIIESGHEAAVEFDFFIFAVEGYARVTEVQLVRKRLASYMIKSGRADKDGKRSFDIVIPDNIENFKGEVSINIENLSLANGKSLGEYLPEEIKKVIYTYNSDDILNLIENWYDQGVANDIPEEDLRYLKPQATEFKALIGMNAHALRDWFRIRCCKNAQKEIRDMANKMLKLCKKTAPDIFEDAGPNCIRLGYCPENTMQHEDCRGKIITKNRAFEILKEHKGV; this is encoded by the coding sequence ATGGAAAAAGCTTACGTAGGAGAAGGAAAAGTAGAATTATTAGCTGGTGGTGGAAAAGTATATACAGACTTAGCTGCTAGATTTGTTCGTTCAGAAAGAAATTTAGATGATATCCTTGCTAGTTCTTATTCTAAAAAACTAGTAAAGAAAATAATTGAAAGCGGTCACGAAGCAGCAGTAGAGTTTGACTTTTTTATATTTGCTGTTGAAGGTTATGCACGAGTAACTGAAGTCCAACTTGTAAGAAAAAGACTGGCTTCTTATATGATTAAATCAGGTAGAGCTGATAAAGATGGTAAAAGAAGTTTTGACATAGTAATTCCTGATAATATAGAAAATTTTAAAGGAGAGGTATCTATAAATATTGAAAACCTGTCCCTTGCTAATGGAAAGTCTTTAGGAGAATATCTTCCAGAAGAAATAAAAAAAGTGATATATACTTATAATTCTGATGATATATTAAATTTAATTGAAAACTGGTATGATCAGGGTGTTGCTAATGATATTCCTGAGGAAGATTTAAGATATTTAAAGCCACAGGCAACAGAATTTAAGGCGCTAATTGGCATGAATGCCCATGCTTTGCGTGATTGGTTCAGAATACGTTGCTGCAAAAATGCACAAAAAGAAATTAGAGATATGGCAAATAAAATGTTAAAGTTATGTAAAAAAACAGCTCCAGATATTTTTGAGGATGCAGGTCCTAATTGTATTCGTCTTGGATATTGTCCTGAAAATACAATGCAACATGAGGATTGTCGTGGCAAAATTATTACTAAAAATAGAGCATTTGAAATTTTAAAAGAGCATAAAGGAGTGTAA
- the secE gene encoding preprotein translocase subunit SecE — protein MAELGFFGKIAKFFRQVKAEMKKSNWPSREEVKSNTAVVVVTILVLIVAIGIFDQVLSNLITPLIM, from the coding sequence ATGGCAGAGTTAGGTTTTTTTGGAAAGATTGCTAAATTTTTTCGTCAAGTTAAAGCAGAAATGAAAAAATCAAATTGGCCTAGTCGTGAAGAAGTAAAAAGCAATACTGCTGTTGTTGTTGTTACGATTTTAGTGCTGATTGTTGCGATTGGGATTTTTGATCAAGTGCTTTCTAATCTTATTACGCCGTTAATTATGTAA
- the rplA gene encoding 50S ribosomal protein L1 — protein sequence MAKHSKRYKDVREKVDREKLYDPKTAVALVKNTATAKFDETVEMHAKLGVDPKHADQNIRGTVVLPSGTGREVKVAVFAKGEKAAEAEEAGADVVGADDLAEKIEGGWLDFDIAVATPDMMSVVGKLGRVLGPQGLMPNPKAGTVTFDLAKAIKEIKAGKIEYRVDKAGIVHVPMGKVSFTEEDLLENFKVLMDTLVKERPAAAKGKFLRSVTLSSTMGPGVRISTSDIMTLLGR from the coding sequence ATGGCTAAACATAGCAAAAGATATAAAGATGTTCGCGAAAAAGTGGATAGAGAGAAGTTATATGACCCTAAAACAGCTGTTGCTTTAGTAAAGAATACTGCTACAGCTAAATTTGATGAAACAGTAGAAATGCATGCGAAATTGGGAGTAGATCCTAAACATGCTGACCAGAACATTAGGGGTACTGTAGTATTACCTAGTGGTACAGGTAGAGAAGTAAAAGTCGCTGTCTTTGCTAAAGGTGAAAAAGCTGCGGAGGCTGAAGAAGCAGGAGCAGATGTAGTTGGAGCAGACGATTTGGCAGAAAAAATAGAAGGTGGATGGTTAGATTTTGATATAGCCGTTGCCACACCAGACATGATGAGTGTTGTAGGTAAATTAGGTAGGGTGCTTGGGCCTCAAGGTTTAATGCCTAATCCCAAGGCTGGTACAGTAACTTTTGACCTTGCTAAGGCTATTAAGGAAATAAAAGCTGGTAAGATTGAATATAGGGTAGATAAAGCTGGAATAGTACATGTACCTATGGGTAAGGTTTCTTTTACTGAAGAAGATTTACTTGAAAATTTTAAAGTGTTGATGGATACGTTGGTCAAAGAAAGACCAGCTGCAGCTAAAGGTAAGTTTTTGAGATCTGTAACTTTATCATCAACTATGGGACCAGGAGTTAGAATTAGTACTTCCGATATTATGACCTTGCTTGGGAGATAA